Genomic window (Nitrospira sp.):
CTACCCCTGAGTCTTCTGGTACCCCCCTCATTCGGAGACTCCTCTTATGGCAATTTTCCTTTATTCCACTCCTTGATCACCATCTCGGCACCAAATCCTATTAACCCCGGAAGAGCAGACAACCGACGCAAAACCGGGAGAGCTTTGTCCGGCTCATGTTTCAGCAGGTGAGTCGCGGCCCAACATTGCACACGCGGATTCTCATGCCCCAAGACCGACAAGAGGGCGG
Coding sequences:
- a CDS encoding DUF2019 domain-containing protein, with the translated sequence MSNQLALARYVQAATQHGEGIEQRDSEKANAAHDALINALNELMAEPEGEHAALLSVLGHENPRVQCWAATHLLKHEPDKALPVLRRLSALPGLIGFGAEMVIKEWNKGKLP